One window of the Pedobacter ginsengisoli genome contains the following:
- a CDS encoding MFS transporter — MNENINKSALFNGSCFAVITTAFTFSIRAGILPQLGAQFNLTAEQLGFINLMFFLGFPISMIIGGLVYHTFGPKNIMKAAFVAHTIGIILTIYAGGYVGLLVSTLFIGFGNGCTEAACNPLIADAYAGPKMNKMLSRFHMWFPGGILIGALISKFMTDFGMGWQAQMWVTMIPTIIYAALFYGKKFVEPREDGSTSIAENLKAMLNPVFIFLFICMALTAITEFGPNQWVSVIMSNSGASPMLILALTSGLMALGRFVAGPVVHTLGQTGVLLMSAILAAVGIYMFSVVTGPLAYVATVIFALGVCYFWPVMIGAVAQRVPLSGALGMSIVGGVGMFSTAIFQPFIGSWIDSARAENTALGLKGGALELAAGQDTLVKMLAFPSILIVLFLIFFFWQKKTKLVPAAEVAH, encoded by the coding sequence ATGAACGAAAACATTAACAAGAGTGCCTTATTCAACGGAAGTTGTTTTGCCGTTATTACAACCGCTTTTACCTTCTCAATAAGGGCAGGTATTTTACCCCAGCTCGGAGCGCAGTTTAACCTGACAGCTGAGCAGCTTGGATTTATAAATCTTATGTTCTTTTTAGGATTTCCTATTTCCATGATCATTGGGGGCTTGGTATACCATACTTTTGGTCCTAAAAATATTATGAAAGCTGCTTTTGTAGCACACACTATCGGGATTATATTAACAATTTATGCAGGAGGGTATGTTGGACTGCTTGTTTCTACACTTTTTATTGGATTTGGTAACGGATGTACAGAAGCGGCTTGTAACCCGCTGATAGCTGATGCATATGCAGGTCCAAAAATGAATAAAATGCTTAGCAGGTTCCATATGTGGTTCCCTGGGGGGATTTTGATTGGAGCGCTTATCTCTAAATTTATGACTGATTTTGGAATGGGATGGCAAGCTCAAATGTGGGTTACCATGATTCCAACTATTATCTATGCTGCTTTGTTCTACGGAAAGAAATTTGTTGAACCAAGAGAGGATGGAAGCACTTCTATTGCCGAGAACCTGAAAGCAATGCTTAATCCTGTTTTTATATTTTTATTTATCTGTATGGCGCTTACCGCAATTACCGAGTTTGGACCTAACCAATGGGTAAGTGTTATTATGAGTAACAGTGGTGCCAGCCCGATGTTAATTCTTGCGCTTACGAGCGGTTTGATGGCTTTAGGTAGATTTGTTGCAGGCCCTGTTGTTCATACATTAGGCCAAACAGGGGTATTATTAATGTCGGCTATACTTGCTGCGGTAGGTATTTACATGTTTAGTGTAGTTACCGGCCCACTTGCATATGTTGCCACAGTAATATTTGCTTTGGGTGTATGTTATTTCTGGCCGGTTATGATTGGTGCGGTTGCGCAACGTGTTCCACTGAGCGGTGCTTTGGGAATGTCGATTGTTGGCGGAGTAGGTATGTTTTCAACAGCTATTTTTCAACCTTTCATCGGAAGCTGGATTGATTCAGCAAGAGCAGAAAATACAGCGTTAGGTTTAAAAGGAGGGGCTCTTGAGTTGGCTGCAGGTCAGGATACTTTAGTGAAAATGCTGGCCTTCCCTTCTATACTGATAGTATTGTTCCTTATATTCTTCTTCTGGCAAAAGAAAACAAAACTTGTTCCTGCTGCCGAAGTTGCACATTAA